In Bdellovibrio sp. GT3, one genomic interval encodes:
- a CDS encoding DUF2520 domain-containing protein, producing MRVKVAAATHVLLAISDSALQGFYRQHLLGHDDKVVVHFSGAHTFEGMIAAHPLMTFGQELYTLEFYRKIHFTLTGASSLDEAMPGLTNTYSWLPSAQKALYHTYCVMGGNFVTLLIARMLSGFATMKIPPEAAHLYVQKVVENTFANPDAALTGPLVRKDVETVKANLKALENDPALKIYEAFLETYWPEYPQK from the coding sequence TTGCGCGTTAAAGTCGCTGCGGCAACCCATGTTTTACTGGCGATCAGCGATAGCGCATTGCAGGGATTTTACCGGCAACACTTGCTGGGACATGATGACAAAGTCGTCGTGCATTTTTCAGGAGCCCATACTTTCGAAGGTATGATTGCCGCTCATCCGCTGATGACCTTTGGACAGGAACTTTACACCCTTGAGTTTTACCGCAAAATTCACTTCACACTGACTGGTGCCAGCAGCTTGGACGAAGCCATGCCGGGTCTCACAAACACTTACTCCTGGCTCCCTTCGGCACAAAAAGCGCTTTATCATACATACTGTGTGATGGGCGGAAACTTTGTGACTCTGTTGATTGCCAGAATGCTTTCCGGTTTCGCAACCATGAAAATCCCGCCAGAAGCGGCTCACCTGTACGTGCAAAAAGTTGTGGAAAATACTTTTGCAAATCCTGATGCTGCTTTGACAGGCCCTCTGGTTCGCAAGGACGTGGAAACTGTGAAGGCCAATCTTAAAGCACTTGAAAATGATCCGGCTTTGAAAATTTACGAAGCCTTTCTTGAAACTTACTGGCCCGAATACCCGCAAAAGTGA